A genomic stretch from Anser cygnoides isolate HZ-2024a breed goose chromosome 30, Taihu_goose_T2T_genome, whole genome shotgun sequence includes:
- the LOC136787564 gene encoding olfactory receptor 14C36-like has protein sequence MANSSSVSEFLLLAFADTRELQLLHFGLFLGIYLAALLGNGLILTAVACDHRLHTPMYFFLLNLALLDLGCISTTLPKAMANALWDTRAISYQGCAAQVFFFAFLITAEFYVLTIMAYDRYVAICKPLHYGSLVGSRACAQMAAAAWGSGFLTAVLHTATTFSLPLCQGNAVDQFFCEIPRILKLSCSDAYLREVGALVFNVSLVFGCFVFIVVSYVQIFRAVLRMPSEQGRHKAFSTCLPHLAVISLFISTGMFACLKPPSISSPSLDLVVSFLYSVVPPALNPLIYSMRNQELKHALWKLMTRCVSEAINFHSTSADD, from the coding sequence atggccaacagcagctctgtgagcgagttcctcctgctggcgttcgcagacacgcgggagctgcagctcctgcacttcgggctcttcctgggcatctacctggctgccctcctgggcaacggcctcatcctcaccgccgtagcctgcgaccaccgcctccacacccccatgtacttcttcctcctcaacctcgccctcctcgacctgggctgcatctccaccactctgcccaaagccatggccaatgccctctgggacaccagggccatctcctatcaaggatgtgctgcacaggtctttttctttgccttcttgattacagcagaattttatgttctcaccatcatggcctacgaccgctacgttgccatctgcaagcccctgcactacgggagcctcgtgggcagcagagcttgtgcccagatggcagcagctgcctggggcagtggctttctcactgctgtcctgcacacagccactacattttccctgcccctctgccaaggcaatgctgtggaccagttcttctgtgaaatcccccggatcctcaagctctcctgctcagatgcctacctcagggaagttggtGCACTTGTGTTTAAtgtttctttagtctttggttgttttgttttcattgtggtgtcctatgtgcagatcttcagggctgtgctgaggatgccctctgagcagggccggcacaaagccttttccacatgcctccctcacctggccgtgatCTCTCTATTTATCAGTACTGGCATGTTTGCCtgcctgaagcccccctccatctcttctccgtccctggacctggtggtgtcttttctgtactcagtggtgcctccagcactgaaccccctcatctacagcatgaggaaccaggagctcaagcatGCGCTCTGGAAATTGATGACTAGATGTGTTTCGGAAGCAATAAATTTCCATTCTACCTCTGCAGATGACTAA